In a genomic window of Lepisosteus oculatus isolate fLepOcu1 chromosome 3, fLepOcu1.hap2, whole genome shotgun sequence:
- the cysltr3 gene encoding cysteinyl leukotriene receptor 2 isoform X2, with protein MNLSAPAGPCGGNQTCGNNDRFKFLSYTVTYSLVFPVGLLSNMAALYVFLRLTPKKSANTVFMINLALSDVGFSLTLPLRLVYYLRDGDWPFPDWLCRLCVFSFYVNLYTSVLFLTVLSVLRYVAVLHPMRNRVFLSARRAAGACVGIWAFVALSSTHFLFAGTYQCGGKTRCFEPRGSRSWHRILAMNYVALVAGFLLPFLTILGCYGLILRQLLWAGAKLRRSRRRSRRRSVQLISIIMSTFLCCFLPYHVLRTVHLHHRVGQRPDHPEDCALTELLQKVLVVTLCLAACNSCFNPLLYYFAGESFRTAARRGSARRSRGSFLSQSILLAGRHARSGSLPGSQKGSLPGSQKGPLPSNSVVWDCTEL; from the coding sequence ATGAACCTGTCGGCGCCGGCGGGGCCCTGCGGGGGGAACCAGACGTGCGGCAACAACGACCGCTTCAAGTTCCTGTCGTACACCGTGACCTACAGCCTGGTGTTCCCCGTGGGGCTGCTGAGCAACATGGCGGCCCTGTACGTCTTCCTGCGCCTGACCCCCAAGAAGTCGGCCAACACCGTCTTCATGATCAACCTGGCCCTGTCGGACGTGGGCTTCTCCCTGACCCTGCCCCTGCGCCTCGTCTACTACCTGCGGGACGGCGACTGGCCCTTCCCGGACTGGCTGTGCCGCCTCTGCGTCTTCTCCTTCTACGTCAACCTCTACACCAGCGTGCTCTTCCTCACCGTGCTCAGCGTCCTGCGCTACGTGGCCGTGCTGCACCCCATGAGGAACCGGGTCTTCCTGTCCGCGCGGCGGGCGGCCGGGGCCTGCGTGGGCATCTGGGCCTTCGTGGCCCTCTCCTCCACCCACTTCCTCTTCGCCGGGACCTACCAGTGCGGCGGCAAGACGCGGTGCTTCGAGCCGCGCGGCAGCCGGTCCTGGCACCGCATCCTGGCCATGAACTACGTGGCGCTGGTGGCGGGCTTCCTGCTGCCCTTCCTCACCATCCTGGGCTGCTACGGGCTGATCCTGCGCCAGCTGCTGTGGGCCGGGGCCAAGCTGCGGCGCAGCCGGCGCCGGAGCCGCCGGCGCTCCGTGCAGCTCATCTCCATCATCATGAGCACCTTCCTGTGCTGCTTCCTGCCCTACCACGTCCTGCGCACCGTGCACCTGCACCACCGCGTGGGCCAGCGGCCCGACCACCCCGAGGACTGCGCGCTCACCGAGCTGCTGCAGAAGGTGCTGGTGGTCACGCTCTGCCTGGCCGCCTGCAACAGCTGCTTCAACCCCCTGCTCTACTACTTCGCCGGGGAGTCCTTCCGCACGGCCGCCCGCCGCGGCTCCGCCCGCCGCTCCCGCGGCTCCTTCCTGTCGCAGAGCATTCTGCTGGCGGGACGCCACGCGCGCTCGGGCTCGCTGCCGGGCAGCCAGAAGGGCTCGCTGCCGGGCAGCCAGAAGGGCCCGCTGCCCAGCAACTCTGTGGTCTGGGACTGCACGGAACTGTGA
- the cysltr3 gene encoding cysteinyl leukotriene receptor 2 isoform X1: MTAPWLPEYPPSLPAVSPAPSTPDLGNATAMNLSAPAGPCGGNQTCGNNDRFKFLSYTVTYSLVFPVGLLSNMAALYVFLRLTPKKSANTVFMINLALSDVGFSLTLPLRLVYYLRDGDWPFPDWLCRLCVFSFYVNLYTSVLFLTVLSVLRYVAVLHPMRNRVFLSARRAAGACVGIWAFVALSSTHFLFAGTYQCGGKTRCFEPRGSRSWHRILAMNYVALVAGFLLPFLTILGCYGLILRQLLWAGAKLRRSRRRSRRRSVQLISIIMSTFLCCFLPYHVLRTVHLHHRVGQRPDHPEDCALTELLQKVLVVTLCLAACNSCFNPLLYYFAGESFRTAARRGSARRSRGSFLSQSILLAGRHARSGSLPGSQKGSLPGSQKGPLPSNSVVWDCTEL, translated from the coding sequence CTCCCTGGCTCCCAGAGTATCCCCCCTCCCTGCCTGCCGTCTCCCCTGCCCCCTCGACCCCTGACCTGGGCAATGCCACGGCGATGAACCTGTCGGCGCCGGCGGGGCCCTGCGGGGGGAACCAGACGTGCGGCAACAACGACCGCTTCAAGTTCCTGTCGTACACCGTGACCTACAGCCTGGTGTTCCCCGTGGGGCTGCTGAGCAACATGGCGGCCCTGTACGTCTTCCTGCGCCTGACCCCCAAGAAGTCGGCCAACACCGTCTTCATGATCAACCTGGCCCTGTCGGACGTGGGCTTCTCCCTGACCCTGCCCCTGCGCCTCGTCTACTACCTGCGGGACGGCGACTGGCCCTTCCCGGACTGGCTGTGCCGCCTCTGCGTCTTCTCCTTCTACGTCAACCTCTACACCAGCGTGCTCTTCCTCACCGTGCTCAGCGTCCTGCGCTACGTGGCCGTGCTGCACCCCATGAGGAACCGGGTCTTCCTGTCCGCGCGGCGGGCGGCCGGGGCCTGCGTGGGCATCTGGGCCTTCGTGGCCCTCTCCTCCACCCACTTCCTCTTCGCCGGGACCTACCAGTGCGGCGGCAAGACGCGGTGCTTCGAGCCGCGCGGCAGCCGGTCCTGGCACCGCATCCTGGCCATGAACTACGTGGCGCTGGTGGCGGGCTTCCTGCTGCCCTTCCTCACCATCCTGGGCTGCTACGGGCTGATCCTGCGCCAGCTGCTGTGGGCCGGGGCCAAGCTGCGGCGCAGCCGGCGCCGGAGCCGCCGGCGCTCCGTGCAGCTCATCTCCATCATCATGAGCACCTTCCTGTGCTGCTTCCTGCCCTACCACGTCCTGCGCACCGTGCACCTGCACCACCGCGTGGGCCAGCGGCCCGACCACCCCGAGGACTGCGCGCTCACCGAGCTGCTGCAGAAGGTGCTGGTGGTCACGCTCTGCCTGGCCGCCTGCAACAGCTGCTTCAACCCCCTGCTCTACTACTTCGCCGGGGAGTCCTTCCGCACGGCCGCCCGCCGCGGCTCCGCCCGCCGCTCCCGCGGCTCCTTCCTGTCGCAGAGCATTCTGCTGGCGGGACGCCACGCGCGCTCGGGCTCGCTGCCGGGCAGCCAGAAGGGCTCGCTGCCGGGCAGCCAGAAGGGCCCGCTGCCCAGCAACTCTGTGGTCTGGGACTGCACGGAACTGTGA